A region from the Chitinophaga sp. Cy-1792 genome encodes:
- a CDS encoding patatin-like phospholipase family protein → MPKKLGLSLSGGGYRAAAFHLGTLKKLDEMQILNRVEVLSTISGGSITGAAWCLHKGDFPSFHEEMKEKLRTKCVIGHILQSFIFIRTLLFLVLFIGGSFCLTLTAYSWLCFPVLALFFILLYFFQYLIFPVSQAVEKAYDAFFYHGQTLKDILPGKPIIAIGSSNLHTGRPFTFSQYKMSDSAYEFEKDFKPPVYFKHEMFPVSRAVTASSCVPFAFSPVFIDTAFFKNPEDSKRVRPALVDGGVYDNQGIHKLTQNKSSYECETIITSDAGGNFKADKKYPNVLSLLLRTVDLFMYRIKASQMQQNIYRNVGGAAKPIAYYSLGWKLDEIIPGFVNNLIAGNILPAVVDAHDLDPAWLTDPTTYANEIRSSLEQKTNYALIKERDLSAEEWQLARSVGTNLTALSARKIDCLIRQAENLTELQIKLYCPALISYSYSMS, encoded by the coding sequence ATGCCTAAAAAACTTGGATTATCCCTTTCCGGTGGTGGTTACCGCGCCGCAGCATTTCATCTTGGTACCCTTAAAAAGCTGGATGAGATGCAAATTCTCAATAGGGTAGAGGTGTTGTCTACCATTTCAGGTGGTTCTATCACGGGTGCTGCCTGGTGCCTGCATAAGGGGGATTTCCCATCTTTTCACGAGGAGATGAAGGAAAAGCTTCGCACAAAATGTGTGATCGGCCATATCCTGCAGTCGTTTATTTTTATTCGTACATTATTATTCCTGGTACTATTTATCGGGGGGAGTTTTTGTCTGACGCTTACCGCTTATTCCTGGTTATGCTTCCCGGTACTGGCGCTGTTTTTTATACTGCTTTATTTTTTCCAGTATCTTATATTCCCGGTAAGTCAGGCTGTTGAAAAGGCGTACGATGCCTTTTTTTATCATGGCCAGACGCTGAAAGATATACTGCCAGGTAAGCCAATAATTGCTATCGGCTCGTCGAACCTACATACCGGGCGTCCTTTTACTTTTTCCCAGTATAAGATGTCTGACTCGGCCTATGAATTTGAGAAGGATTTTAAACCGCCGGTGTATTTCAAACATGAAATGTTCCCGGTATCAAGGGCTGTTACGGCCTCCAGCTGTGTGCCTTTTGCCTTCTCACCTGTATTTATTGATACTGCTTTTTTTAAAAATCCGGAAGATAGTAAACGGGTACGCCCGGCGTTGGTAGATGGCGGCGTATACGATAATCAGGGTATTCATAAACTGACCCAGAACAAAAGCAGTTATGAATGCGAGACAATTATTACGTCAGATGCCGGTGGTAATTTTAAGGCAGATAAAAAATATCCGAATGTGTTGTCATTACTCCTGCGTACTGTCGACCTGTTTATGTACCGTATCAAAGCTTCCCAGATGCAGCAGAATATCTACAGGAATGTGGGTGGGGCAGCAAAACCTATTGCCTACTATTCTTTAGGCTGGAAGCTGGATGAAATTATTCCCGGTTTTGTAAATAACCTGATAGCAGGTAATATACTGCCTGCAGTGGTCGATGCACATGACTTAGATCCGGCGTGGCTGACTGATCCTACAACTTATGCCAACGAAATCCGCAGCAGTCTGGAACAAAAAACAAACTATGCGCTGATAAAAGAACGAGACTTATCAGCCGAAGAATGGCAACTGGCAAGAAGTGTAGGTACTAATCTTACTGCCTTGTCTGCCAGAAAAATTGATTGTCTGATCAGGCAGGCAGAAAACCTCACGGAGTTACAAATAAAATTATACTGTCCGGCGCTGATCAGTTATTCTTATAGCATGAGTTAA
- a CDS encoding AraC family transcriptional regulator → MFNDRFLFKKVMREITPLGAHDCFSIFSRRKRSFSFPLHSHEEMELNLIIGGKGIQRIVGDHIGHIADVELVLIGPNLPHGWFTERDHDEDVLEVTVQFHKDLFSQNFLEKDQLRSIRKLLELAGRGLAFAPQVATQVKQRIIDLEKLSGFDSFIQLLSLLHDLSTARNNTLLSDATFSRGTVTHESQRLEKAFEFMTRRYGSQIGLSEIARIVNMSEASFSRFIKAQTGFTFTENLMEIRLGNVTRMLISTQLTIAEIAYHCGFNNMANFNKLFKRRKGCTPKEFKMNYNRQLVLV, encoded by the coding sequence ATGTTTAACGATCGTTTCCTGTTTAAGAAAGTAATGAGGGAGATAACACCATTAGGGGCACATGATTGTTTCTCTATTTTTTCGCGTCGTAAGCGTTCTTTTTCTTTTCCCCTGCATTCGCATGAGGAAATGGAGTTGAACCTGATCATTGGCGGAAAGGGGATTCAGCGGATTGTAGGCGACCATATCGGGCATATAGCAGATGTGGAGTTGGTGCTGATCGGGCCGAACCTGCCCCATGGCTGGTTTACGGAAAGGGACCATGACGAAGACGTGCTGGAGGTAACTGTACAGTTTCATAAGGATTTGTTTTCCCAGAATTTCCTGGAGAAGGACCAGCTGCGCTCCATCCGGAAATTGCTGGAGCTGGCAGGACGCGGCCTTGCCTTTGCACCACAGGTGGCCACGCAGGTAAAGCAGCGGATCATAGACCTGGAAAAACTGAGTGGCTTTGATTCGTTCATACAGCTGTTATCCCTGTTGCACGATTTATCTACTGCCAGGAACAATACCCTGCTCTCTGACGCTACTTTCAGCCGTGGTACCGTTACACACGAAAGCCAGCGGCTGGAGAAGGCTTTCGAATTTATGACACGCCGGTACGGCAGCCAGATAGGCTTATCAGAAATAGCACGGATTGTAAACATGTCTGAAGCCTCATTCAGCCGCTTTATAAAAGCACAGACCGGCTTCACCTTTACAGAAAACCTCATGGAAATCAGGCTGGGTAACGTAACCCGTATGCTGATCTCCACACAGCTAACCATTGCAGAAATTGCCTACCATTGCGGGTTTAATAATATGGCGAATTTTAATAAACTGTTTAAGCGCAGGAAAGGTTGTACACCGAAAGAATTTAAGATGAATTATAACAGGCAGCTGGTGCTGGTATAG
- a CDS encoding two-component regulator propeller domain-containing protein, translating to MPAYVRIKILLLLLLTSYQVAVPQSANYNFYNISTDNGLPTNDYQKIYYDSRGFLWLASFDGLFRWDGYTITKYLHNEQDSLTLNNNIVHSIYEDSQHHLWVGTIDGLHVYDPALDVFRRIPLNKSNDKIPVNAILEDDMQQLWLGTSNGLCHFNTATMQADWLPGQGPENIIFCLTKGQEHTIWAGTFNKGVIRFNTRNRDFQYFRNTAQQPHLLASNKIQCILSDRQQRIWVGTEDRGITVLDGAGKQLASFDNIPGGQDAGHSNIRCLYEDKAGTIWIGIGRKQIATVAAGTLQPRTFNGKSQNNGQPELNTITAVTEDNFGNTWFASAGNGIFSTNNNKNIFTNALGHTAALPGLNTTVVTALHEDRRHKIWIGTAGNGLLSYDPDKAGAIAPSPLYGNLAVNDIQEDASGNLWVATWADGLIQYDPATGKKTKYLHDPANNQSLINNDVKTILADDSLLWIGTHGEGICVLNLQNKIFTHYKNNNRYPFNMQLPAWVNHLYKDARQRIWISTYSGIFCYDRKTFHQFQHNNDSNSINSNSVNMVTSDQQGNIWIVTEQGLDRYEETTGHFVHYNARYPLPVSMKSIACDDQQNLWMGTNEGLICLQPATGKIIRYDKNDGLPQQTFFQKAALKASNGQLYFGGPKGFSTFRPGSIAATPAPAYFYFKDLSIFGEQQRPGRTNSALSRSLFLTDTITLTQKQSFFTIAFAAINLYAPEKIKYSYKLEGYFNDWIDVVDERKISFAHLPPGHYHLQVRYTDIYGNWLPPAKPLVIHILPYWWQTWWFYVLSFLLVVIAIISIFYWRVANVKKRNRLLKEEVKRQTQKLLESHTSLLEQHDKISSQKEKLEISYEEIVRQTDKILEQQLQISDQNKDLEIAVSQLEKLNKSKDYFFSILAHDLKNPVAALKELSGYLYNHMPSIEGPDLRQYLKNMHASSAHVFELLVNLLSWSMSQSKQRQLHPEACNLATIIHNNAALLENHSTNKHIHLVDQTQDHWIFADRQMMDVIIRNLLSNSIKFTDYGGSVTVKSRQEADYIYLDIIDTGIGMNEHMLAHLFDVDKNMVSRGTAGEKGTGLGLVIVKDFLEANHGTIQVSSAPGKGTAFSLCIPTAAAPATADISIAQATATPADTWQQLNTDRFIQFRGRKILVVEDNKDMRDYLRLLLSEVFEIFEAADGSSGIALAQQVLPAAIITDLLMPGINGIQFCKEIKTTTATSHIPVIILTSQDTGEMQASGYEAGADAYLTKPLNAAVLAQVLMAQLQKQDSTYRRLREQIFSDMPLSPDMQQLSETDQDFLQQLILMIEDQLGNQELDAKTIAKGLFVSRSLLYNKVKNLTGQTVHEFIKAIRLRKGLQLLLEENMTINQIAFEVGFNSHSYFDKCFIRQYGVGPKEYLNRKKKVRT from the coding sequence ATGCCAGCATATGTAAGAATTAAAATACTCCTGCTGCTGTTACTGACCAGTTACCAGGTAGCAGTACCGCAGTCGGCCAACTATAACTTCTATAATATCTCTACTGATAATGGTCTTCCTACCAACGACTATCAGAAGATCTATTATGATTCCCGCGGTTTTTTATGGCTGGCATCTTTTGATGGCCTGTTCAGATGGGACGGCTATACGATCACCAAATACCTCCACAACGAGCAGGATAGTCTGACCCTGAACAACAACATTGTGCATTCCATCTATGAAGACAGCCAGCACCATCTTTGGGTGGGCACCATAGACGGACTGCATGTATACGATCCTGCCCTGGATGTTTTCCGGCGTATCCCGCTCAACAAAAGCAATGATAAAATCCCTGTCAACGCCATTTTGGAAGATGACATGCAGCAGCTATGGCTGGGTACTTCCAATGGTCTGTGCCATTTCAATACGGCCACCATGCAGGCGGACTGGCTGCCAGGACAGGGCCCCGAAAACATCATCTTCTGCCTGACAAAAGGCCAGGAGCATACCATCTGGGCTGGCACATTCAATAAAGGCGTGATACGGTTCAATACCCGCAACCGCGATTTTCAATACTTCAGAAATACAGCACAGCAACCACACCTGCTGGCAAGTAATAAAATTCAGTGTATACTGTCGGACAGGCAGCAACGTATATGGGTGGGCACGGAAGACAGAGGCATCACCGTTTTGGACGGGGCAGGAAAACAACTGGCCAGCTTCGACAATATCCCCGGGGGCCAGGATGCAGGCCATAGCAATATCCGTTGCCTGTATGAAGATAAAGCCGGCACGATCTGGATTGGTATAGGAAGAAAGCAAATAGCCACCGTGGCAGCGGGAACCCTTCAGCCACGGACTTTTAACGGCAAATCACAAAATAACGGGCAACCGGAACTCAATACCATTACGGCTGTCACCGAAGACAATTTCGGCAACACCTGGTTTGCATCTGCCGGCAACGGCATCTTCAGCACCAACAACAATAAAAACATATTTACTAACGCCCTCGGACATACGGCCGCATTGCCAGGACTCAACACCACCGTGGTCACCGCGCTTCATGAAGACAGGCGCCATAAAATCTGGATCGGCACTGCCGGCAATGGCCTCCTCAGCTACGACCCTGATAAGGCCGGCGCCATTGCCCCCTCCCCGCTTTATGGAAACCTCGCTGTCAATGATATCCAGGAAGATGCCTCCGGCAACCTCTGGGTAGCTACCTGGGCGGATGGCCTGATCCAATACGATCCGGCCACCGGCAAAAAAACAAAATACCTCCACGACCCCGCCAATAACCAGTCGCTGATCAACAACGATGTAAAAACCATTCTGGCCGACGATAGTCTGCTCTGGATCGGCACACATGGTGAAGGCATCTGCGTATTAAATCTGCAAAACAAAATATTTACCCATTATAAAAATAACAACAGGTACCCCTTCAATATGCAATTACCCGCATGGGTCAACCACCTGTATAAAGACGCCAGGCAACGCATCTGGATCAGTACCTACAGCGGTATTTTCTGCTACGACAGGAAAACATTCCATCAATTTCAGCATAACAACGACAGCAACAGCATCAACAGCAATTCTGTCAATATGGTTACCAGCGATCAGCAGGGAAACATCTGGATTGTTACGGAGCAGGGGCTGGACAGGTACGAAGAAACCACCGGGCACTTCGTCCATTACAACGCCAGGTATCCCCTACCCGTTTCCATGAAATCTATCGCCTGCGACGACCAGCAAAACCTCTGGATGGGCACTAATGAAGGGCTGATTTGCTTACAGCCGGCCACCGGGAAAATTATCCGTTATGATAAAAATGACGGATTACCGCAGCAGACCTTCTTCCAGAAAGCCGCGCTGAAAGCCAGTAACGGGCAGTTATACTTCGGCGGCCCTAAAGGGTTCAGCACCTTTCGCCCAGGTAGCATTGCCGCTACGCCGGCGCCAGCCTACTTCTATTTCAAGGACCTGTCTATTTTCGGTGAGCAGCAACGCCCCGGCCGTACCAACAGCGCTTTAAGCCGCAGCCTGTTCCTAACGGACACGATTACACTAACGCAAAAGCAATCCTTCTTTACCATTGCCTTTGCAGCCATCAACCTCTATGCGCCGGAAAAAATAAAATACAGCTATAAACTGGAAGGCTATTTTAACGACTGGATAGACGTAGTAGATGAACGCAAGATATCCTTTGCACATCTTCCCCCCGGCCATTACCACCTGCAGGTACGGTATACAGATATATATGGCAACTGGCTGCCTCCGGCGAAACCGCTTGTCATACATATTCTTCCTTACTGGTGGCAGACCTGGTGGTTTTACGTATTGTCGTTCCTGTTAGTGGTCATTGCTATCATCAGTATATTTTACTGGCGCGTTGCCAATGTAAAAAAGAGAAACCGCCTGTTGAAGGAAGAGGTTAAAAGACAAACCCAAAAGTTACTGGAAAGTCATACTTCCCTGCTGGAACAGCATGATAAAATATCCTCGCAAAAAGAAAAGCTGGAAATCTCCTATGAAGAAATTGTAAGACAGACAGATAAAATTCTGGAACAGCAATTACAGATTTCTGATCAGAATAAAGACCTGGAAATTGCTGTTTCCCAGCTGGAGAAATTAAATAAATCCAAAGACTACTTCTTTTCCATTCTGGCCCATGACCTGAAAAACCCTGTGGCGGCGCTAAAAGAGCTGTCGGGTTATTTGTACAATCATATGCCTTCCATTGAAGGTCCTGACCTACGTCAGTACCTGAAAAACATGCACGCCTCATCTGCACATGTATTTGAGCTGCTTGTAAATCTGCTGAGCTGGTCCATGTCGCAGTCGAAACAACGGCAATTACATCCTGAAGCCTGCAACCTGGCTACCATCATTCATAATAATGCCGCGCTCCTGGAAAATCATTCTACCAACAAACATATACACCTGGTAGACCAGACACAGGACCATTGGATATTTGCAGACAGGCAGATGATGGATGTTATTATCAGAAACCTGCTTTCCAACAGTATCAAATTCACGGACTATGGCGGCAGCGTAACTGTTAAAAGCAGGCAGGAAGCGGATTACATCTACCTGGACATCATCGATACCGGCATCGGTATGAATGAACATATGCTGGCACATTTATTTGATGTAGATAAAAATATGGTGAGCAGAGGTACTGCCGGAGAGAAAGGTACCGGGCTTGGACTGGTCATCGTGAAAGACTTCCTGGAGGCCAACCATGGCACGATACAGGTATCCAGCGCACCGGGGAAAGGAACGGCATTTTCGCTGTGTATCCCTACAGCAGCGGCACCTGCCACTGCTGACATCAGCATTGCCCAGGCAACAGCCACACCAGCAGACACCTGGCAGCAGTTGAATACGGACAGGTTTATACAATTCCGCGGCAGAAAGATCCTGGTGGTGGAAGACAACAAAGATATGCGCGATTACCTGCGCCTGCTACTATCTGAGGTATTCGAAATATTTGAAGCCGCCGATGGCAGCAGTGGCATTGCGCTGGCACAGCAGGTACTGCCTGCCGCCATTATCACCGATCTGCTGATGCCGGGCATCAACGGTATTCAATTCTGTAAGGAGATCAAAACAACTACCGCTACCAGCCATATCCCCGTTATCATACTTACCAGCCAGGATACCGGCGAAATGCAGGCCAGCGGCTACGAAGCAGGCGCCGATGCCTACCTTACCAAACCCCTCAACGCAGCCGTGCTGGCACAGGTACTGATGGCGCAGCTACAGAAGCAGGACAGTACGTACAGGCGTTTACGTGAGCAGATCTTCAGCGATATGCCGTTATCTCCGGATATGCAGCAGTTGTCGGAAACAGACCAGGACTTTTTACAGCAGCTGATCCTGATGATCGAAGATCAGCTGGGCAACCAGGAACTGGATGCCAAAACGATTGCCAAAGGCTTGTTTGTGAGCAGAAGCCTGCTCTATAACAAAGTAAAAAACCTGACCGGGCAAACAGTACATGAGTTTATTAAGGCCATCCGCCTCCGTAAAGGCTTGCAGTTACTGCTGGAAGAAAATATGACGATTAACCAGATAGCCTTCGAAGTAGGCTTTAACAGCCATTCCTACTTCGACAAATGTTTTATCAGGCAATATGGTGTGGGCCCTAAAGAATATCTCAACAGGAAAAAGAAAGTCAGGACATAG
- a CDS encoding DUF5060 domain-containing protein, whose protein sequence is MKKSITAILCLLLPLVSMAYGHDSTKINRVLLTTSTPRLYEKTEWNIDLTATYNNPYDQRQVKLDLLLSSPSGKPIVLPAYYDVASKQWKARFTPQEKGQYTYHFELLTSTDTVSSGEASFVAADSHRKGFLHKNDLWTFRFDNGELFRGLGENVAWESRNFEDDKWSYDYLLPTLARNGANFFRTWMCYWNLPLEWKQPRNTKRYTASTEYFNPAAIQRMDELVNLCDSLHLYFMLTLDWHGHLMEHGGWKHSAYNKANGGPAATPAEYFTSMQAQEQYKNKLRYIVARWGYSTNIAVWEFFNEVDNAAFTQQDSLLIPPATITQWHLEMSRYLKDIDPYKHLVSTSISHRDIVGLNSIPYIDFNQKHIYKHTEKIPDIYPDYIATYGKPYVVGEFGYRWEDQDPKYATAASYDYKRGLWYGLFSPTPVLPMSWWWELFDDLHLTPYLKNVSMINQQMLQAGKGNFEKLRIHSPLLETYALKCGQTYFVYALNNTATQQQATFSLSLPSGYSLKAFSPASSQWQQQPFVQEGENIRLNSAVVASHEAMIYIFSPKK, encoded by the coding sequence ATGAAAAAATCGATTACTGCCATCCTTTGTTTGCTGTTGCCATTGGTATCCATGGCTTACGGCCACGACTCAACGAAGATTAACAGGGTATTGCTTACTACCAGTACCCCACGACTATACGAAAAGACGGAGTGGAATATTGACCTTACCGCCACCTACAACAATCCTTACGATCAGCGACAGGTAAAGCTGGACCTGCTGCTCAGCTCCCCGTCAGGCAAGCCTATTGTATTGCCGGCCTACTACGATGTTGCCAGCAAACAGTGGAAGGCGAGGTTTACACCCCAGGAAAAAGGACAGTATACCTACCATTTTGAACTGTTAACCAGCACAGATACCGTCAGCAGCGGCGAGGCTTCCTTTGTTGCGGCAGATAGTCACCGTAAAGGATTTCTGCATAAAAACGACTTATGGACATTTCGTTTCGATAATGGCGAACTATTCAGGGGATTGGGTGAAAACGTTGCCTGGGAATCCAGGAATTTTGAAGACGACAAATGGAGTTATGATTACCTGTTGCCAACGCTGGCAAGGAACGGCGCCAACTTCTTCCGCACCTGGATGTGCTACTGGAACCTGCCCCTGGAATGGAAACAGCCACGCAATACAAAACGATATACCGCCTCCACTGAATATTTTAATCCGGCAGCCATACAACGCATGGACGAACTGGTGAACCTTTGCGATTCGCTGCATTTGTATTTCATGCTTACCCTCGACTGGCATGGTCATCTGATGGAACATGGCGGCTGGAAGCATAGTGCTTACAACAAGGCCAACGGGGGGCCTGCAGCAACACCGGCGGAATATTTCACCAGCATGCAGGCACAGGAGCAATACAAAAATAAACTGCGCTATATCGTTGCCAGGTGGGGGTACAGCACCAATATAGCTGTATGGGAATTTTTTAATGAAGTAGATAATGCCGCCTTCACCCAGCAGGATAGTTTGCTGATACCACCGGCTACCATTACCCAATGGCATTTGGAAATGAGCCGCTACCTGAAAGACATAGACCCATACAAACACCTGGTAAGTACGAGTATTTCACACCGTGATATTGTGGGACTGAATAGTATCCCGTATATCGATTTCAACCAGAAACATATTTACAAACACACGGAAAAAATACCCGACATCTACCCTGATTATATAGCGACCTATGGAAAGCCATATGTGGTGGGCGAATTCGGATACCGGTGGGAAGACCAGGACCCAAAATACGCCACAGCAGCAAGCTATGACTATAAACGCGGACTCTGGTACGGGCTATTCAGTCCTACGCCGGTATTGCCTATGTCGTGGTGGTGGGAGCTCTTCGACGACCTGCACCTAACCCCTTATCTGAAAAATGTAAGTATGATCAACCAGCAGATGTTGCAGGCCGGCAAAGGAAATTTTGAAAAGCTTCGTATACACTCGCCACTCCTGGAAACGTATGCATTAAAGTGCGGGCAGACTTATTTCGTATATGCGTTGAATAATACAGCTACACAACAGCAGGCAACCTTTAGTTTGTCCTTACCATCCGGGTACAGTCTGAAAGCGTTTTCACCTGCCAGCAGTCAGTGGCAGCAGCAGCCTTTTGTGCAGGAAGGGGAAAACATACGGCTGAATAGCGCGGTGGTAGCGTCTCACGAAGCAATGATCTATATTTTTTCACCCAAAAAATAA